The proteins below are encoded in one region of Silene latifolia isolate original U9 population chromosome 2, ASM4854445v1, whole genome shotgun sequence:
- the LOC141640851 gene encoding uncharacterized protein LOC141640851 has translation MTKIKNDSWNLNGFPLVFKDWSPTIAEELTYVSTAPIWVLFPNLDPCFWSASGLSKVASSVGKPICADEVTIRKSKLAFAKVLIEVDISKELPDKCRAGQKRVYKPKTTQSAALVTEVAKVVTVPVVVELEPEAPALVGQQEMDHETPEETFVVDGEMNTPPTVHLDGEGFGRPHTKSQPAQSKIVVSVTLDNKFQELTTDDTWQNEETQQENEKMVDDAHDPGGGQRRALWDALDNIALGFSFPWLCLGDFNVTLTVEERLGSDQVRYGDMEEFKECLEACGLSDLPVTGLTYTWSNRNGGHLKWAKLDRILGQSNWLTSTSSTIYFLPAGVSNHSPMWVQVQSGAHTKRSAFKYLESWSMFKNFHSCVLKHWARHFHGGKISILFQNLKQLKKGLKEIHCNEFSGISGRVKAVKDGLLSCQAQLGGHVMNTMLVDKVKALTHSYVALRKVEMSILK, from the exons ATGACCAAAATTAAGAACGACTCATGGAACTTAAATGGTTTCCCTTTGGTCTTCAAGGATTGGAGTCCTACAATTGCAGAAGAACTAACTTATGTATCAACAGCTCCAATATGGGTGCTCTTCCCAAACTTGGACCCCTGTTTCTGGTCTGCTTCAGGACTGAGTAAGGTGGCCAGTTCTGTAGGTAAGCCTATCTGTGCAGATGAGGTCACCATAAGGAAAAGTAAGTTAGCATTTGCTAAGGTTCTTATTGAGGTGGACATATCAAAGGAGCTTCCAG ACAAGTGTAGAGCTGGGCAGAAGAGAGTGTACAAGCCTAAAACTACCCAGAGTGCAGCACTTGTTACTGAGGTAGCAAAAGTGGTTACTGTACCAGTGGTTGTGGAGTTGGAACCTGAGGCACCGGCTTTGGTAGGTCAACAAGAGATGGATCATGAAACACCAGAGGAAACCTTTGTTGTGGATGGTGAGATGAACACACCTCCTACTGTCCATCTGGATGGGGAAGGGTTTGGACGACCACACACTAAAAGTCAGCCAGCACAATCAAAGATAGTGGTCTCTGTGACCTTAGATAACAAATTTCAGGAGCTTACTACTGATGATACATGGCAAAATGAGGAGACTCAACAGGAAAATGAGAAAATGGTGGACGATGCTCATGACCCTGGTGGGGGTCAA AGGAGAGCTCTTTGGGATGCTTTAGACAACATTGCACTGGGTTTCTCCTTCCCTTGGCTTTGTCTTGGGGATTTTAATGTCACTCTCACTGTTGAGGAGAGACTGGGGAGTGACCAGGTGCGATATGGGGATATGGAGGAGTTCAAAGAATGCCTGGAGGCTTGTGGTCTATCCGATCTTCCTGTTACTGGGCTTACTTATACTTGGTCTAATAGGAATGGTGGTCATTTAAAATGGGCAAAGTTGGATAGGATTCTTGGACAGTCAAACTGGCTAACTTCTACTAGCTCTACTATCTACTTCCTTCCTGCTGGAGTGTCTAATCATTCCCCCATGTGGGTTCAGGTTCAGAGTGGGGCTCATACAAAAAGGAGTGCTTTCAAATATCTTGAGAGTTGGTCTATGTTCAAAAATTTTCATTCTTGTGTGCTGAAGCATTGGGCAAGGCATTTTCATGGGGGGAAAATTAGCATTCTTTTCCAAAATCTAAAACAGCTGAAGAAAGGCTTGAAGGAGATACATTGTAATGAATTTAGTGGGATCAGTGGTAGGGTGAAAGCTGTTAAAGATGGGTTACTTTCTTGTCAAGCCCAGCTTGGGGGACATGTAATGAACACCATGTTGGTTGATAAGGTTAAAGCTTTAACTCACTCTTATGTGGCTCTGAGAAAAGTTGAGATGAGTATCCTCAAGTAG